A stretch of the Medicago truncatula cultivar Jemalong A17 chromosome 5, MtrunA17r5.0-ANR, whole genome shotgun sequence genome encodes the following:
- the LOC11430090 gene encoding dipeptidyl aminopeptidase BI encodes MNYCERTRIFSMAHRALIHLPHCHAAKLKLELTNVTITSLFSTLCHHPTTTLPPQPPPSPRKLPFTVSVHGRTWEDPYHWMSNTDDPHLLEHLNRENSYADAFMADTLKLRSQLSSEMKARLPPSICTPPERWGPWLYYQYIPEGKEYPVMCRKLETERSGWMNTFLHRHGMAGSKREEVLLDWNELAEKYGYVHVGTCRVSPDHNYLAYTVDISGGERFMLQVKDLRSGLHDPNIEVDDVVSLAWARDASSLFYTQSDENQRPYRVLCRKLGCDLVNDLPIFTESDSSFCVDITSTKDGKFITVNSNSRTSSEVYVIDSTNPMDGLQRLCERTSGVQYFVEHHSSLFYILTNAPLPDGQWSGEEYYLVRCRVEDIESPKLQTIILPDKDTSLCDMDIFNGHLVLFLNKKGLPLLCSLNLPFEIDFKNQVYIQDLKPWYFPLPLNTCSSVPGSNHDFLNTVYRVVLSSPVMPDVIADYDMSRQTYSIVHQEEVNCDSAGQSRIPPFELINNPIQEACIESKESASHSDSQRWKDFSEVYCCKREEVVSHDGVKVPLTIVYSREFWQKGQSPGILVGYGAYGEDLDKSWCSDRLSLLDRGWVVAFADVRGGGGGGRSWHKSGSGLNKHNSISDFVSCGNYLVNEGYIRKDHLGAVGWSAGCLLVGATINMYPQLFRAAILKVPFLDVCNTLLDPSLPLTILDYEEFGNPQIQSNFDSIFSFSPYDNIPQDCCFPSVMVTSAVNDSRVGVWEGAKWVAKVRDSTCSRCSRAVIMKTSMVGGHFGEGGRYAQCDETAYEYAFFMKAFGMLNE; translated from the exons atgaattattgCGAGAGAACGAGAATCTTTTCCATGGCACACCGCGCCCTTATTCATCTCCCACATTGCCACGCCGCCAAACTCAAACTCGAACTCACCAATGTCACTATCACTTCCCTTTTCTCCACCCTCTGCCACCACCCTACCACCACACTTCCGCCACAACCTCCACCCTCCCCAAGAAAACTCCCTTTCACAGTGTCTGTTCACGGCAGGACATGGGAGGACCCATATCACTGGATGTCCAACACCGACGATCCTCATTTGTTGGAACATCTCAACCGTGAAAATAGTTATGCTGATGCATTCATGGCTGATACTCTCAAACTTCGCTCTCAGTTGTCTTCTGAGATGAAAGCACGATTGCCTCCTTCTATTTGCACCCCACCTGAACGTTGGGGACCATG GTTGTATTACCAGTACATTCCAGAGGGAAAGGAATATCCTGTGATGTGTAGGAAGCTGGAAACAGAGCGAAGTGGTTGGATGAATACATTTTTGCACCGCCATGGAATGGCAGGATCTAAAAGGGAGGAGGTTTTGCTTGACTGGAATGAACTCGCAGAGAAATATG GGTATGTCCACGTGGGAACATGTAGGGTTTCACCTGATCATAACTACCTTGCATACACGGTTGATATTTCTGGTGGTGAACGGTTTATGCTTCAGGTTAAAGACCTCAGAAGTGGATTACATGACCCAAATATAGAAGTGGATGATGTTGTTAGCTTGGCTTGGGCTCGAGATGCAAGCTCTCTTTTTTATACTCAATCGGATGAAAACCAGCGACCTTACAG GGTTCTCTGCAGGAAACTTGGATGTGATCTTGTGAATGATCTCCCAATATTTACTGAAAGTGATTCCAGTTTTTGTGTGGACATAACAAGCACAAAGGATGGCAAGTTCATTACTGTGAATTCAAACTCAAGGACTTCATCTGAG GTTTATGTTATAGATTCCACCAATCCAATGGATGGTTTACAAAGACTATGTGAACGTACTTCTGGTGTACAGTACTTTGTAGAGCATCACTCTAGTCTATTTTATATCCTCACTAATGCTCCTTTGCCTGATGGTCAATGGTCTGGTGAAGAGTATTACCTTGTTAGATGCCGAGTTGAAGATATCGAGTCACCTAAGTTGCAG ACTATCATCCTTCCTGATAAAGATACAAGCCTATGTGATATGGACATCTTTAATGGACATCTGGTTCTTTTCCTCAATAAGAAAGGTCTTCCTTTGCTATGTTCCTTGAACTTACCTTTCGAAATTGATTTCAAG AATCAAGTATATATTCAAGATCTGAAACCATGGTACTTTCCTCTGCCATTGAATACATGCAGTTCCGTTCCTGGTTCCAATCATGACTTCCTGAATACGGTTTACCGTGTAGTTCTTTCATCACCTGTG ATGCCAGATGTTATTGCTGACTATGACATGTCGAGACAAACATATTCAATTGTGCATCAAGAGGAAGTGAATTGTGATTCTGCTGGTCAATCACGCATCCCACCTTTCGAGTTAATTAATAATCCAATTCAAGAAGCATGCATTGAAAGCAAAGAGAGTGCCTCACATTCCGATTCACAGAGATGGAAGGACTTTTCAGAAGTATATTGTTGTAAAAGAGAGGAAGTTGTTTCCCATGATGGTGTAAAAGTTCCACTAACCATTGTGTACTCAAGGGAATTCTGGCAGAAAGGTCAAAGCCCAGGAATTTTAGTAGGCTATGGAGCATATGGAGAAGATCTTGATAAGAGCTGGTGTTCAGATCGTCTGAGTTTATTGGATCGTGGTTGGGTTGTGGCATTTGCTGATGTAAG AGGAGGTGGAGGTGGTGGTCGTTCATGGCATAAATCAGGGAGTGGACTAAACAAACACAATTCAATATCAGACTTTGTATCTTGTGGCAACTACCTGGTTAATGAGGGTTATATCCGCAAAGACCATCTTGGTGCTGTTGGATGGAGTGCAGGCTGCCTTCTTGTTGGCGCAACTATCAATATGTATCCACAACTCTTTCGTGCCGCCATTTTAAAG GTACCATTTCTTGATGTATGCAACACATTGTTGGATCCCAGTCTACCCCTCACAATCCTGGATTATGAAGAATTTGGAAATCCTCAAATTCAATCAAACTTCGattctatttttagtttttctcCTTATGACAACATTCCTCAAGATTGTTGCTTTCCTTCAGTTATGGTTACATCGGCAGTTAATGATTCAAG GGTTGGAGTTTGGGAAGGTGCTAAATGGGTAGCGAAAGTAAGAGATAGTACCTGCTCTCGTTGTTCTCGTGCTGTTATCATGAAAACAAGTATGGTAGGTGGCCATTTTGGTGAAGGTGGTCGCTATGCTCAGTGCGATGAAACAGCTTATGAATATGCTTTCTTCATGAAAGCTTTTGGAATGTTAAATGAATAA
- the LOC120580505 gene encoding uncharacterized protein has translation MFVKDVPGKELLEHNGQKCVRNSPQEAPTNNFPDTPLKTVEVKRPRLEVSSSAPVQIPGNNQQGSSEWVDEMWTSFFTEINSSGDGDTTSVWDDNFPFGGFINKHFSQEKFHEKVKELEFERVLQTSLTDSVRTTFLLHVMGLKLGDTVKENKAYVGEITELKNKLSEYEKNYVGEITELKKKLSDYEKDMAQLTNLKDELKKTLEETILEKRRMAAREKDLMDENSKNKGKLLVKEDAYKVTVDKLKAEIEELKYKMSVQYKAGYDKAVKQVVFFASGLKP, from the coding sequence ATGTTTGTGAAAGATGTGCCAGGAAAAGAGTTGCTTGAACATAATGGTCAAAAATGTGTAAGGAACTCTCCACAGGAAGCTCCAACCAATAATTTCCCGGACACGCCCCTCAAAACCGTTGAAGTAAAACGGCCTCGACTGGAGGTTTCAAGTTCAGCTCCTGTACAAATTCCTGGAAACAACCAGCAAGGTTCTTCGGAATGGGTGGATGAAATGTGGACGTCATTTTTCACTGAGATCAATAGTAGTGGTGATGGTGATACCACATCAGTCTGGGATGATAATTTTCCTTTCGGAGGCTTTATCAATAAGCATTTCAGTCAGGAAAAGTTTCATGAAAAAGTTAAGGAGTTGGAATTTGAAAGAGTACTCCAAACTAGCCTGACAGATTCCGTTCGAACAACCTTCCTTCTTCATGTCATGGGGCTAAAGTTAGGGGATACAGTCAAAGAAAACAAGGCTTATGTTGGAGAGATCACTGAATTGAAAAATAAGTTGTCTGAATATGAAAAGAATTATGTCGGAGAGATTActgaattgaagaagaagttgtCGGATTATGAGAAGGATATGGCTCAGCTCACTAATCTGAAAGACGAATTAAAGAAGACTTTGGAAGAAACAATCTTGGAAAAGAGGCGAATGGCGGCAAGAGAAAAAGACCTaatggacgaaaattcaaaGAATAAAGGGAAATTACTTGTAAAAGAAGATGCTTACAAAGTTACCGTTGACAAGTTGAAGGCTGAAATTGAAGAACTGAAGTATAAAATGTCAGTGCAGTACAAAGCCGGTTATGATAAGGCGGTGAAGCAAGTTGTATTTTTTGCATCAGGACTTAAACCTTGA